A genomic region of Gemmatimonadota bacterium contains the following coding sequences:
- a CDS encoding VCBS repeat-containing protein, giving the protein MSSCPSNSISSSWTTRGFEAFRQGTFGNGGQNLYVSRAGVLQRIHQFDLDRDGHVDLVFCNSQNHGEKPPVTVYHDVLGHSTARFLPSDGGRTGVVADLNGDGYDDLVVGMFYNGIRRDLNAYLYYGGPDGLGERRVQYLPAPYCTSVAAGDFDGDGKPDLAFVSDGKLRLFYQTALGFELKGYRDLDVAADQVASDDLDGDGYVDLAVRDAGGSVRILWGGPDGIEPGGSSLIPVDTDPSEEPDPDLGSYPEDVDPAVPLVSVLRIHDTPHVFVARSDGIYLAPFHAGREAGEPVRLSCRNALAIAVGDLAGDGRCGLVVACRDRHGGEECSWLYHDGNEGGYNDQNRTAIPSRYACDAAVRDLDGDGRSEIVICQTHTPESYTSESLAYRWGRDGLAPPRVLETHDARRVLLARASDDPLPQAVFINQFSRNLRGDIPVFIYHGGPDGFRPERRQEVPGWGAVEVLRCDLNDDGLPDLILANASENSVRQDPGSFVYYNGEGRFGSEPDVRLPTVRAHGVCCADLDRDGYLDLVFCGFDNPDIVIFYGGQDGFDNGRTERIRLEYEGVVYKDPRWIFLVDLNGDGWLDLVVPQIADDYSFILLGGPKGFSMDRCQALSVWHGACARAADLSGNGYPDLVIGGHEPSIGAPHDSFVHIYWNGPDGLREDRRTLLPSNAVNAMSIMDFNGDGLLDLFVCSYHDNRVRDIDSYIYWNRAGRGFSAADRTRLFTHSASGCVAADFDGDGHVDLAIAYHKVEGDHVGHSAVWWNGPGGFDARRVTRLPTTGPHGMTAVQTGNMLDAGPEEYYVSAPHEIPRGQAVTGIDWEAECGPGTWVHAQVRWADSEEALARSAWLGAGGAGTWYETPQPVRATGAGPWVQYRLALGARNGGSTPRVTEVRLETG; this is encoded by the coding sequence ATGTCGTCCTGTCCTTCCAATTCCATTTCTTCATCGTGGACTACCCGCGGTTTCGAGGCGTTCCGGCAGGGAACTTTCGGCAACGGCGGCCAGAATCTCTACGTGTCCCGGGCTGGCGTGCTGCAGCGTATTCACCAGTTCGACCTGGATCGGGACGGCCACGTCGACCTGGTCTTCTGCAACAGCCAGAACCACGGCGAAAAACCCCCCGTCACCGTGTATCATGACGTACTCGGCCATTCCACCGCCCGGTTCCTCCCGTCCGACGGGGGAAGAACCGGTGTCGTCGCCGATCTGAACGGGGATGGATACGACGACCTCGTCGTCGGCATGTTCTACAACGGGATCCGGCGGGATCTCAACGCCTATCTGTACTACGGCGGTCCGGACGGACTCGGCGAACGGCGGGTGCAGTACCTGCCCGCGCCGTATTGCACTTCGGTGGCCGCCGGAGACTTCGACGGGGACGGGAAACCGGACCTGGCTTTCGTCTCCGATGGTAAATTGCGCCTGTTCTACCAGACCGCGTTGGGGTTCGAGCTCAAAGGATACCGGGATCTTGACGTAGCGGCCGACCAGGTTGCGTCCGACGACTTGGACGGCGATGGGTATGTCGACCTGGCCGTTCGGGACGCCGGGGGGAGCGTCAGGATACTCTGGGGCGGTCCGGATGGCATAGAGCCGGGCGGATCATCGCTGATACCCGTCGATACCGATCCTTCGGAAGAGCCGGATCCGGACCTTGGCAGCTATCCCGAAGACGTCGACCCCGCTGTTCCGCTCGTATCCGTTCTCCGAATCCACGACACGCCCCACGTCTTCGTCGCCCGGTCGGACGGTATATACCTGGCGCCGTTCCATGCCGGGCGGGAGGCGGGCGAGCCGGTGCGTCTGTCCTGCCGCAATGCACTCGCCATTGCCGTCGGGGACCTGGCCGGCGACGGACGATGCGGCCTGGTAGTGGCCTGCCGGGACCGCCACGGCGGGGAGGAGTGTTCGTGGCTGTACCACGACGGGAACGAGGGCGGGTACAACGATCAGAACCGCACGGCGATCCCCAGCCGATATGCCTGCGATGCGGCCGTCCGGGACTTGGACGGGGATGGCCGGTCCGAAATCGTAATCTGTCAGACCCATACGCCGGAAAGCTATACATCGGAATCCCTGGCGTACCGCTGGGGCCGGGACGGGCTGGCGCCGCCGCGCGTCCTCGAGACCCATGACGCCCGGCGGGTGCTGCTGGCCCGCGCATCGGACGATCCCCTTCCGCAGGCCGTTTTCATCAACCAGTTCAGCCGGAACCTGAGGGGCGACATCCCCGTATTTATCTATCACGGCGGTCCCGACGGGTTCAGGCCGGAACGCCGCCAGGAAGTGCCGGGATGGGGCGCGGTGGAAGTGCTCCGGTGCGACCTGAACGACGACGGGCTGCCCGACCTGATCCTGGCCAATGCCTCCGAGAACTCGGTCCGCCAGGATCCGGGGTCCTTTGTGTATTACAACGGGGAAGGGCGATTCGGAAGCGAACCGGACGTGCGCCTGCCGACCGTACGGGCCCACGGGGTCTGTTGCGCGGACCTGGACCGGGACGGATACCTGGACCTCGTCTTCTGCGGATTCGATAATCCGGATATCGTCATCTTCTACGGCGGACAAGACGGCTTCGACAACGGCCGAACGGAGCGCATCCGCCTCGAATACGAGGGCGTCGTGTACAAGGATCCGCGCTGGATCTTCCTCGTCGACCTGAACGGCGACGGCTGGCTCGACCTGGTCGTGCCGCAGATCGCCGACGATTACAGTTTCATCCTTTTGGGCGGCCCGAAAGGCTTCAGCATGGACCGGTGCCAGGCGCTTTCCGTGTGGCACGGCGCCTGCGCCCGGGCGGCGGACCTCAGCGGGAACGGGTATCCCGACCTGGTCATCGGCGGACACGAGCCGTCGATCGGAGCGCCCCACGACTCCTTCGTGCACATCTACTGGAACGGTCCCGACGGGCTACGCGAGGACCGCCGTACCCTCCTGCCGTCCAACGCGGTGAACGCCATGTCCATCATGGATTTCAACGGAGACGGCCTGCTAGACCTCTTCGTCTGCTCATACCACGACAACCGCGTGCGGGACATCGATTCCTACATCTACTGGAACCGTGCCGGCCGGGGATTCTCCGCCGCCGACCGCACCCGGCTGTTCACCCATTCCGCGTCGGGCTGCGTGGCCGCGGATTTCGACGGAGACGGCCACGTCGACCTCGCCATCGCCTATCACAAGGTCGAGGGCGACCACGTCGGCCATTCCGCCGTCTGGTGGAACGGTCCCGGCGGGTTCGACGCCAGGCGGGTCACCCGGCTGCCCACGACCGGTCCCCATGGCATGACCGCCGTCCAGACGGGCAACATGCTGGACGCGGGTCCGGAAGAATACTATGTCTCGGCGCCGCACGAGATACCCCGGGGACAGGCCGTGACCGGCATCGACTGGGAAGCGGAATGCGGACCGGGCACCTGGGTGCACGCCCAGGTCCGGTGGGCGGACTCGGAGGAGGCGCTGGCACGATCGGCATGGCTTGGCGCCGGGGGAGCAGGCACCTGGTACGAAACGCCCCAGCCGGTGCGGGCGACGGGCGCGGGGCCATGGGTCCAGTATCGGCTCGCGCTGGGCGCAAGAAACGGGGGAAGCACCCCACGGGTCACGGAAGTCCGGCTGGAAACGGGCTGA